GAAGGCGTGGAAACCGCCGAGCAGGAGGCCTACATCATCTCCGAAGGCTGCCACGAAGGTCAGGGCTATCACTACAGCAAACCCTTGCCCGCACGGGAGCTGAGCGCCTACCTGAAACAGGCCCAGCGCAGCAACGCCGCGATCCTCTGAACCCCGAATGCACGCGCAGGCTTGATCCAGAGCAAGCGCGGTGTGAATGGGAAATATTTCCAACCCCAAGTCTTTACACATAATGCAAATCTTTCGCATTATGTCGCAGTTTTACGCGCCCTCCGCGCCATTCCACCCCTCTCTCGAAGCAGGATGTTCGCCATGATTCGTATGCCTCTGGCTACCGCCAGTCTGTTGGCCATCGCTATTTCCCTCGCCGGTTGCGGCGAAGGCAAAGACAAGGCTGCCGCGCCGCAAGCCGCTACTCCAGCCGCCAGCACCTCGGCCCCAGCGACCACGCCTGCGGCCGGCAAGGTCGACGAAGCGGCCGCCAAGGCGGTCGTCGCGCATTACGCCGACATGGTCTACGCCGTCTACAGCGATGCCGAATCCACCGCGAAAACCCTGCAAAGCGCGATCGACGCCTTCCTCGCCAAACCCAACGCCGACACCCTGAAAGCCGCCAAGGCCGCCTGGGTCGCCGCGCGCGTGCCTTACCTGCAGAGCGAAGTGTTCCGCTTCGGCAACACCATCATCGACGACTGGGAAGGCCAGGTGAACTCCTGGCCGCTGGACGAAGGCCTGATCGATTACGTCGACAAGTCCTACGAGCACGCGCTGGGCAACCCGGGCGCCACTGCCAACATCATCGCCAACACCGAGATCCAGATCGGCGAAGACAAGGTCGACGTCAAGGACATCACCCCGGAAAAACTCGCCAGCCTCAACGAGCTGGGCGGTTCCGAAGCCAACGTCGCCACCGGCTACCACGCCATCGAATTCCTGCTCTGGGGCCAGGACCTGAACGGCACCGGCCCTGGCGCCGGCAACCGTCCGGCCTCGGACTACCTGGAAGGCGCCGGCGCCACCGGCGGCCACAACGACCGTCGTCGCGCCTACCTGAAGGCCGTGACCCAGTTGCTGGTCAGCGACCTGGAAGAAATGGTCGGCAACTGGAAACCGAACGTGGCCGACAACTATCGCGCCACCCTGGAAGCGGAACCGGCTGAAAGCGGCCTGCGCAAAATGCTGTTCGGCATGGGCAGCCTGTCCCTGGGCGAACTGGCGGGCGAGCGGATGAAGGTTTCCCTGGAAGCCAACTCCCCTGAAGACGAGCAGGACTGCTTCAGCGACAACACCCACAACTCGCACTTCTACGATGCCAAGGGCATCCGCAACGTCTACCTGGGCGAATACACCCGCGTGGACGGCACCCAGCTGACCGGCGCCAGCCTGTCGTCGCTGGTGGCGAAAGTCGACCCGGCCGCCGACACCGCGCTGAAGAACGACCTGGCCGCCACCGAAGCCAAGATCCAGGTCATGGTCGACCACGCCAACAAGGGCGAGCACTACGACCAGTTGATCGCCGCCGGCAACGACGCGGGCAACCAGATCGTGCGCGACGCCATCGCAGCCCTGGTCAAGCAGACCGGTTCGATCGAACAGGCCGCGGGCAAGCTGGGCATCAGCGACCTGAACCCGGACAACGCCGATCACGAGTTCTGATCGCCGTTGCGAACATGAAAAGGCGACCTTCGGGTCGCCTTTTTTGTCGCCCGTCGTCCGGCAGCCACTGCCGCAGGGTCAGCGGGCCCCGGACAGCCTTGTCCCACGTCAAGCGGAACGATAATTCCTCTTATTCAAACTCCCCTGTCCTGTTAGACTTTGCGCCCTTGTTTTGCTCGCCTTGCAGGATATCCGATGCCCCCGTCGCTGCTTCGCTGGTCTGTGCTGTTCATGGCCTTGAGCCTGAGCGCCTGCGATGACGCCCCGCGCTTTACCCAGGCCGAGCCCGGCGAAGCGCGCGCAGGGGGTGACGCGACCGTGCGCAAGAGCGACCAGAACGCCTTTTCCATGCCGTCGGCCAACCTGTCGCCGAGCCGGCGCCTGGACTTCAGTGTCGGCAACAGCTTCTTCCGCAACCCCTGGGTCATCGCCCCCTCGACCACCACCGCCCGCGATGGCCTGGGCCCGCTGTTCAACACCAACGGCTGCCAGAACTGCCATATCAAGGACGGCCGCGGCCACCCGCCCACGCCCGACTCGGACAACGCGGTGTCGATGCTGGTGCGCCTGTCGATCCCCGACGCTCCGGCCTACGCCAAGGTCATCGAACAGTTGGGCATCGTGCCCGAGCCGGTCTACGGCGGGCAGCTCCAGGACATGGCGGTGCCTGGCGTAGCCCCCGAAGGCAAGGTGCGGGTCGACTACGAACCGCTGAGCGTGCGCTTCAAGGACGGCAGCGAAGTCGAACTGCGCAAACCGAAGCTGCAGATCACCCAGCTCGGCTATGGCCCGATGCATCCCGACACCCGTTTCTCGGCCCGCGTGGCGCCGCCGATGATCGGCCTGGGCCTGCTCGAAGCCATCCCCGAGGCGGCGATCCTGGCCAACGCCGAGGCCCAGGCGAAGGCCAATGACGGCATCGCCGGACGGCCGAACCGGGTCTGGGACGATGCGCAGCAGAAGACCGTGCTCGGGCGTTTTGGCTGGAAAGCCGGGCAACCGAACCTCAATCAACAAAATGTTCACGCGTTCTCTGGTGATATGGGCCTGACCACCCGCCTGAGACCCTTCGATGACTGCACCGACGCCCAGACCGCCTGCAAGCAAGCCCCCAACGGCAATGGCCCGGACGGCGAACCGGAAGTCAGCGACAACATCCTGCGCCTGGTGCTGTTCTACAGCCGCAACCTCGGGGTCCCGGCGCGGCGCGACGTCGACTCGCCGCAGGTCCTGGCCGGCAAGAACCTGTTCTACCAGGCCGGCTGCCAGTCCTGTCATACCCCGCAATTCACCACCGCCACCGATGCCGCGGAACCCGAGCTGGCCAATCAAGTGATCCGCCCCTACAGCGATCTGCTGCTGCACGACATGGGCGAAGGCCTGGCCGACCACCGCAGCGAATTCCAGGCCGGCGGCCGCGACTGGCGCACGCCACCGTTGTGGGGAATCGGCCTGACGGAGACGGTCAGCGGCCATACCCAGTTCCTGCACGACGGCCGCGCCCGCAACCTGCTCGAGGCCGTGCTCTGGCACGGCGGCGAAGCCCGGGCGGCGCAGCAACAGGTTTTATCCTTCAACGCCGAGCAGCGCGCCGCGCTGCTGGCCTTCCTGAATTCTCTTTAACGCCTTCTTACAAGAAACGGGAGCCCGAACATGTTCCGTCCCAAGCTGTTGTTCACCAGCCTTGCCGCCCTCGCCCTGGGCGCCTGCTCGCCCCAGGACCCACAAGCCGTGACCTCGGCGGCCATCGCCAAGCAGGTGATCCTGCCGACGTACAGCCGTTGGGTCGAAGCCGACCGTCAACTGGCGATCAGTGCCCTGGCCTTCTGCGAAGGCAAGCAGAGCCTGGACACCGCCCGCGCCGACTTCCTGCACGCGCAGAAGGCCTGGGCCGAACTGCAACCGCTGCTGATCGGCCCGCTGGCCGAGGGCAACCGTTCCTGGCAGGTGCAATTCTGGCCCGACAAGAAGAACCTGGTCGGCCGTCAGGTCGAGCAACTGGTGACTGCCACGCCACAGATCGACGCCGCCGCCCTGGCCAAGTCCAGCGTCGTGGTGCAGGGCCTCTCGGCCTACGAATACATTCTTTTCGACAGCAAGATCGACATGGCCGACAGCGCGCAGAAAGCCCGCTACTGCCCACTGCTGACCGCCATCGGCGAACGCCAGAAGCAGCTCGCCGAAGAGATCCTGTCGCGCTGGAACACCAATGACGGGATGCTCGCGCAGTTGAGCAAATTCCCCAACCAGCGCTACGCCGACTCCCATGAAGCCATCGCCGACCTGCTGCGGGTCCAGGTCACCGCGCTGGACACCCTGAAGAAAAAACTCGGCACGCCGATGGGCCGCCAGAGCAAGGGCATTCCACAGCCGTTCCAGGCCGATGCCTGGCGCAGCCAGTCGTCGATGCAGAGCCTGGAAGCCAGCCTCGCCGCCGCCCAGACCGTCTGGGCCGGGGTCGACAACAAAGGCCTGCGCAGCCTGTTGCCGGCCGAGCAGAAACCCTTGGCCGACAAGATCGACGCCGCCTACGCCGCTTCGCTGAAGCTGTTCGCCAGCACCCAGCGTTCGCTCACCGAACTGCTGGCCGACGACGCTGGCCGCCAGCAACTGAACGATCTCTACGACAGCCTCAACGTCGTCCACCGCCTGCACGAAGGCGAACTGGCCAAGGCGCTGGGCATCCAACTGGGCTTCAACGCCAACGACGGTGACTGATCATGCTGCGACGTCAGGCTCTGGCACTCGGCAGCCTGCTGCTGAGCGCCGTCACACTGGGTGGCTGGACGCTGTTCAAGCACAAGGACCAGGGCCCGCTGCTGCTCTCGGCGCGGGATGACGGCGACGGCAAGCATTACGCCGTCGGTTATCGCCTGGATGGCAAGCCCGTGTTCGCCACCCGGGTCGGTCAACGCTGCCACGACATCATCAACCACCCGACGCTGCCGATCGCCTTGTTCGTGGCCCGTCGCCCGGGCACCGAAAGCTACCTGATCGACTTGCGCGACGGCAGGTTGCTGCAGACCCTGGCCTCGCAACCGGACCGGCATTTCTACGGCCATGCGGTGATCCACAAGAGCGGCGACTGGCTGTACGCCACCGAAAACGATACCCGCGATCCGGGCCGCGGCCTGCTTGGCGTGTACCGCTTCGAGGGCGAACGCCTGGTACACAGCGGCGAGATCCCGACCCACGGCATCGGCCCGCATCAGGTGTCGTGGCTGCCGGACGGCGAAACCCTGGTGGTGGCCAATGGCGGGATCCGCACCGAGGCCGAAAGCCGCGTCGAGATGAACCTCGATGCCATGGAACCGAGCCTGGTCCTGATGCAGCGCGACGGCACCCTGCTGAGCAAGGAAACCCTGGCCCAGCAGATGAACAGCGTGCGGCACATGGGCATCGCCAGTGACGGCACCATTGTCACCGGCCAGCAATTCATGGGCGCCGCCCACGAGTCCTCGCAGCTGTTGGCGATCAAGCGGCCGGGGCAACCCTTCCAGGCCTTCCCGGTGGCCGAACAGCAGTTGCAGGCGATGGGGCACTACACAGCGAGCGTCGCGGTGCACAGCGAACTGCGCCTGGTGGCGCTCACCGCCCCGCGCGGCAACCGCTTTTTCATCTGGGACCTGGACAGCGCCGAAGTGCGCCTGGACGCGCCCCTGCCAGACTGCGCCGGCGTGGGTGCGGTGGCCGACGGTTTCGTCGTGACCTCGGGCCAGGGACGCTGCCGCTTCTACGACTGTCGCCAGTCACAACTGGTAGCGAAACCCCTGGATCTGCCGGCAGGGCTCTGGGACAACCATTTGCACCTGGTCTAGCTTTTCTGCCCTGACGGCATCGGAAAACGGGACCTCCAGATAACCGGATTGTTATCTGGATGCCCCCGGAAAGTCGGAGTAATGTCCCGGCTACCTGCTGCGTTTTCCCAGCTTCGCTTTTCCAAAGGACCGGAATATGCTGCGCCGCCGCCTGCTTGTCATGTTGGCTGTCGTCCTGTTGATCGTGCTGTCGCTGGCGGGCTACAAGGCCCTCTCCATCTATCGGCAGATCCAGCTTTTCTCGGTGCCCAAGCCGCCCATCAGCGTGGCCGTGGCCACGGCGCATGAACAGCCATGGCAAGCGCGCCTGCCCACGGTCGGCACGCTCAAGGCCCTGCAAGGGGTCAACCTCAGCCTGGAAGTGGCGGGCACCGTCAAGGCGCTGCAGTTCGAGTCCGGGCAGAAGGTCAAGGCCGGACAGCCCCTGCTACAACTCGACAGCGCTGTGGAAAGCGCCCTGCTGGGAACCGCCCAGGCCGACCTGGGGCTGTCCCAGCTGGACTTCGGCCGCGGCAGCCAGCTGGTGGGCAGCCAGGCGATTTCCCGCGGCGAGTTCGATCGCTTGTCGGCGGTACTGCAAAAGAACAAGGCCACGGTCAACCAGCTCAAGGCGGCGCTGGAAAAAAAGCGCCTGCTCGCGCCCTTCGACGGCACCATCGGCATTCGCCAGGTAGATGTCGGCGACTACCTGGCCAGCGGCACCGTCATCGCGACCCTGCAAGACCTCAGCAGCCTGTATGTCGACTTCTTCGTCCCGGAACAGGCGGTGCCGAAAATCGCCCTGGGCCAGCCGGTCAGCGTCGCGGTGTCCGCCTACCCGGGGGAAACGTTCGACGCCCGCATCAGCGCCATCAACCCCAAGGTCGAAGACAGCACGCGCAACGTGCAGGTCCGCGCGACCCTGGCCAACCCCGACGGCAAGCTGCTGCCGGGAATGTTCGCCAACCTGCAGGTGCTGCTGCCCGACCCGCAGCCCCGGGTGGTGGTGCCGGAAAGCGCCATTACCTACACCCTGTACGGCAATTCGCTGTATGTGGTCAGCGAGAAAAAGACCGCCGACGGCCAGCCGGAGAAAGACAGCCAGGGCCAGCCGGTCCTGATCGCCGAGCGGCGCTTCGTCGAAACCGGCGAGCGACGCAACGGCCTGGTGCTGATCAACAAGGGCGTCAGCAGCGGCGAACAGGTGGTCAGCGGCGGGCAGATCAAGCTGGACCATGGCGCCCGCATCGCCACCACCCCGGACAAGCGGCTGCCTACCGAACAGGGCAGCCAGCCACGCGTGGACTGATCGAGGAATCCCCATGGCCTTTACCGATCCGTTCATCCGCCGCCCGGTCCTGGCCACCGTGGTCAGCCTGCTCATCGTGCTGCTGGGGTTCCAGGCCTGGAGCAGGCTGCCGCTGCGCCAGTACCCGCAGATGGAAAACGCCCTGATCACGGTGACTACCGCCTATCCCGGGGCCAACGCCGAAACCATCCAGGGCTATATCACCCAGCCGATGCAGCAGAGCCTGGCCAGCGCCGAGGGCATCGACTACATGACCTCGGTCAGCCGCCAGAACTTCTCGGTGATTTCCGTCTACGCGCGCATCGGCGCCAACAGCGACCGCCTGTTCACCGAGCTGCTGGCCAAGGCCAACGAGGTGAAGAACAAACTGCCCCAGGACGCCGAGGACCCGGTGCTGAGCAAGGAAGCCGCCGATGCCTCGGCGCTGATGTACATCAGCTTTTTCAGCCAGCAACTGAGCAACCCGCAGATCACCGATTACCTGTCCCGGGTGATCCAGCCCAAACTCGCGACCCTGCCGGGCATGGCCGAAGCCGAAATCCTCGGCAACCAGGTGTTCGCCATGCGCCTGTGGCTGGACCCGGTCAGACTCGCCGGCTACGGCCTGAGCGCCAGCGACGTGACCAGCGCGGTGCGCCGCTACAACTTCCTATCCGCCGCCGGCGAGATCAAGGGCGAGTACGTGGTCACCAGCATCAACGCCAGCACCGAACTCAAGACCGCCGAAGCCTTCGCCGCCATCCCCCTGCGGACCGACGGCGACAGCCGGGTACTGCTCAGCGACGTGGCCCGGGTAGAGATGGGCGCGGAGAACTACAACGCCATCAGTTCCTTCGGCGGCGTCCCTTCGGTCTATATCGGCATCAAGGCCACCCCCAACGCCAACCCGCTGGAGGTGATCAGGGAAGTGCGCAAGATCATGCCCGAGCTGGAGGCCCAGTTGCCGCCCAACCTCAAGTCCGAGATCGCCTACGACGCCACGCTGTTCATCCAGGCCTCGATCAACGAGGTGGTGAAAACCCTGTTCGAAGCCGTGCTGATCGTGATCGTGGTGGTCTTCCTGTTCCTCGGCGCGCTGCGCTCGGTGGTGATCCCGGTGGTGACCATCCCGCTGTCGATGATCGGCGTGATGTTCTTCATGCAACTGATGGGCTACTCGATCAACCTGCTGACCCTGCTGGCGATGGTGCTGGCCATCGGCCTGGTGGTGGACGACGCGATCGTGGTGGTGGAAAACATCCATCGGCATATCGAAGAAGGCAAGACGCCCCTGGAGGCGGCCCTCGAAGGCGCCCGGGAAATTGCCATGCCGGTGGTGTCGATGACCATTACCCTGGCCGCGGTCTATGCCCCGATCGGCTTCCTGCAGGGGCTCACCGGGGCGCTGTTCAAGGAGTTCGCCCTGACCCTGGCCGGGGCGGTGGTGATTTCCGGCATCGTCGCCCTGACCCTGTCGCCGATGATGTGCGCCCTGCTCCTGCGCCACGAACAGAACCCCAGCGGCCTGGCCCATCGGCTGGACCTGATTTTCGAGGGGCTCAAGCAGCGCTACCAGCGCCTGCTGCATGGCACCCTCGACACCCGGCCGGTGGTGCTGGTGTTCGCCCTGATCGTGCTGTGCCTGATTCCGGCGCTACTCAAGTTCACCAAGTCGGAACTGGCCCCGGACGAAGACCAGGGCATCATTTTCATGATGGCCACCGCGCCCCAGCCGGCCAACCTGGATTACCTCAACGCCTATACCGACGAGTTCCTGGAGATCTTCAAGACCTTCCCCGAGTACTACTCGTCGTTCCAGATCAATGGCTTCAACGGCGTGCAATCGGGGATCGGCGGCTTCCTGCTCAAGCCCTGGAACGAACGCCAGCGCACGCAGATGCAGATCCTCCCCGAGGTCCAGGCCCGGCTCGCGGGCATCGCCGGGCTGCAGGTGTTCGGTTTCAACCTGCCGTCCCTGCCGGGCACCGGTGAAGGCTTGCCGTTCGCCTTCATCATCAACAGCCCCAACGATTACGAATCCTTGCTGGAACTCTCGAACCGGGTGAAGAAGCGCGTCATGGAGTCGGGCAAGTTCGCCTTCGTCGATATCGACCTGGCGTTCGACAAGCCGGAAGTGGTGGTCGACATCGACCGGGCCAAGGCGGCACAGATGGGCGTGTCGATGCTGGACCTGGGCAGCACCCTGGCGACCTTGCTGGGCGAGGCGGAAATCAACCGGTTCACCATCGATGGCCGCAGCTACAAGGTCATCGCCCAGGTCGAGCGCCCCTATCGCGACAATCCCGAATGGCTGAACAACTACTACGTGAAAAACGCCAGGGACGAGGCGCTGCCGCTCTCGACCCTGATCACCGTCACCGATCGCGCCCGGCCGCGGCAGCTCAACCAGTTCCAGCAACTCAACGCGGCCACCATTTCCGGGTTCCCGATCGTCAGCATGGGGGAAGCGATCGATACCGTGCGCCAGATCGCCGAAGAGGAAGCGCCTCCGGGCTACGCCTTCGACTACGCCGGCGCCTCGCGCCAGTTCGTCCAGGAAGGCCATGCGCTGTGGGTGACCTTCGGCCTCGCGCTGGCGATCATTTTCCTGGTGCTGGCGGCGCAGTTCGAGAGCTTCCGCGATCCGCTGGTGATCCTGGTGACGGTGCCGCTGTCGATCTGCGGAGCCCTGATCCCGCTGTTTCTCGGCTGGTCGAGCATGAACATCTATACCCAGGTCGGGTTGGTGACCCTGATCGGCCTGATCAGCAAGCACGGCATCCTGATCGTCGAGTTCGCCAACCAGTTGCGCAAGGACCAGGGCCTGACCCCGCGCGAGGCCGTGGAGGCCGCGGCGGCCATTCGCCTGCGGCCAGTGCTGATGACCACCGCGGCCATGGTCTTCGGCATGGTGCCGCTGATCCTCGCCACTGGGGCCGGTGCGGTCAGCCGGTTCGACATCGGGACGGTAATCGCCACGGGGATGTCGATCGGCACGCTGTTCACCCTGTTCGTACTGCCCTGCATCTACACCTTGCTGGCCAAGGCGGAACCATGAGGGCCGCAATAAAAAAGGCCTCGCAATGCGAGGCCTCTTATCCGGGTTCGAGGGTATTCAACTCTGCGGCTTCATGGCCTGAGTCAGGCCGAACATGAACAACAGCAGATCCTGGTCAGGTCGCGCCGCGACGGTGGTCTTGGGCACTTTCGCGACCCGTGGCAAAGGGCAATTGGCCCCTGCCTGTGTACTACTGAGAACTTCCATGCGCGGCTGCTCCCAGGCAGCCACCGCCAAGGAGGCAACTGCCAAGGCTCCTACTAAAAACAAACCTCGCGCAATTTCGAGTTTCATCGCTATAAGCCTTTGATAGCGCTGCCAAACGCCGTTTTATAAAAGTAGTAGAGTTTGTCCCAGTCCGTGGCATTCCACGACGAGTGGCGACGCAATTGTTTGATGTCATGGGCCGCAGCCCGTTTGGCGGTCAGCCGCTGGCGGCATTTCTCGAAGTCCAGCAAGGCGATTTCCACCTTCGCGGCCTCCCCCTCGCCACTGACCCGCACGAACACGTGCTTGATATACAGGCAGCCATGCTGCCAGCGGCCCTTGTGCATCCGCGCCAGGGTGGCCGCCAATTCCTTCAGTACCCGCTCGTGCAACGCCTCGCCATGGCGCTCGCGCTCGCCAGCGGCGTACCACTGCTCGATTTCCACGAAACCTTCCAGGGCCTCGGTCACCAGCAATGCCCGCCATTGTCCCTGGGAATCCCGCTGGGCACCGCAGAACACCAATTGCGGTACGTTCACATTGAGCTGGCTCAGGCCCTTGAGCGCATCCTGCTCGCGCAGCACCGTGGGGCGTCCGAAAGGATGCAACCAGCTGCGATAGATATGGCCCACCTGCCGCTTGGCATACAGCGTCCGCCCATCGGCACCGGTAATACGTTGAACGCCACTTTCTCCACCACGACGCTTATTCGGCTCTTCGACCCACTCGCCCTGCCGACTCCAGAAGTAGTCGAAACGGTCTACAGCAGCGACTTCCATTTCCGGTGCACATTCAACGGCCATCCTGTTACCTCTTGCGTAATACGTAGACTCGCCACATGGCGTAGAGCGGAAAAAAGTCCAGATGATCCTGGACACGAAAACCCGCCTGCTTGAATTCTTCTTCAACCGTAGCAGCCGGTAACACAAAACGGTTCTGGTAACCTTCCTGCCCGGATTCCTGCTTGCGCCGCACTTCCATGCGCTTGCGTTTCCAGGCCTTGAAATTGCCATCGACCCACAACGAAACGATCACGCTGTCCCGGGTAACCCGCTGAAACTCCTGCAACAACGCCATCCGATGGTCCGACTCGCCAATGTGGTGCAGCAGCCGCATGCAGAAAATGCTGTCGACGGCGTTGTCCGGCAAGTCGATGTCGAACGCAGATGTCTGCAAAGGTCGTACCCGTTTCACCACCTCGGCCGGTTGCGCCACCGTGGCGATCTTCAGCATCGCCGCCGAGTTGTCCGCACCGATGATCACCCGGTTGGGCTTTTCCGCCAGCAAGGGCCAGAAACGCCCGGCCCCACAGGGCAGGTCGAGCACCAGGCCCGGTTCGCCGGCCATGGCCAGCGCCGCACGCGCCAGTTGCTCGTCACGCTTGTGGGACAAACGGCGGGACATGCCGTCCTGATGCTTGAGCAGATACTCCTGCGCGTGTTGTTCGTCGTACTTGTCGGAAAATTCCAGCTTGATCGGGGGGGCCATCACACAGTCTCCTGAATCTGATGGCCCACCTTAGGCAGCGGCTTGTCAGCTTCAGGTCATGTCTTTGTGAAAACTTCGTCCGGTCCAGAGTGGAAATATTTCAGGGTTTTACAGCCTCTCACAGGTGGCCTGGGGCCATCATTCACGCAGATTTCCGACCGTCTGCCCCCAGTCCACAGGTGATAAAGACCCTCATGCCGTATGACGGTTCAACTCGACATGAAAGCGGCAGCCATTGGGTTCCATGGTGCTCAGCGTCACGCTCCAGCCCTGGTCCTCGCAGATCCGCTGCACCAGCGACAAGCCCAGGCCCAGCCCTTCGCCACGCTTCTCGTCGCCACGCACGAAGGGCTCGAACATGGCCTCGCGCTTTTCCTCGGGAATGCCAACGCCGCTGTCCTCGACCACAAAGCCGCTGGGCTCCAGGCTCAGGCGGATGAAACCCTGTTCGGTGTAATGCAGGGCATTACGCAACAGATTGCCCATCACCGCATGCAGGAAGGTGGCGTTATAACGGGTATCCAGTGGCTGACCAGGCTCGAACACCAGTTCGAGCCCCTTCTGCCTGATCGGCTCGCCCCACAACCCCATCAGGTCCTCGGCCACCTGCTTCAGGGTGAACTGGGGCGACATGCCCTCATCGCGCTGGGCCCGCGCCAGCATCAGGAAGGTCTGCACCAGTTCGCGCATTTCACCGCACGCCCGGGCGATGCGTTCGACCTGGTTGCGACCGCGCTGATCGATGGCCGGGTTTTCCAGCAACAGCTCGCAGGAGGTGGCCAGCACCATCAGCGGCGTGCGCAATTCGTGGCTGACGTCGCTGGTGAACAGGCGCTCGCGAGTCAGGGCCTGGCGCAGACGCCCCAGGGTCGCGTCGAAAGCCACCGCCAGTTCCCCCACCTCGTCGGCGGCATAGTCCGGCGCCAAGGGGGGCGCCAGTCCCAGCAACTGATCGCGATGGCGCACCTGGCGCGCCAGCCTGACCACGGGCGCCATGACCCGGCGTGCCAACACCCAACCGAGGAACACCGCCAGAGCCAGGCTCAGCACGAAGCCCACCAGGACCACGGCGAACAACACCCGCTCGCGCTCCTCGAAATCGCTCTGGTCCTGCAGCAGCACGTAGCGCCGGCCGTCGACCACCTCGACCATCGCGTGATACGACAGTTGCTCGCGAAATACTTCGTGAAAGCCCGGATCCAGATGCCGCAGGTCCTTGGGCAACTCGAAGTCGCCGCGCCCGCCGCTGAAGTAGAACAGCTGGTCCGGTTCGGGACGGTGGCTCCAGTCCGACACGTTGTCCATCAGCAACAGACGCTGAAGGTCGCCTCCCAGGCCCGCGGAAATCAGCTTTTCTTCCACCAGGTGCACCGTCGCCACGATCCCCATGGCGAAGGCTCCGGCCACCAGCGCGCTCATCAACGCAAAGGCGATGATGATCCGCTGGGAAAGGCTTTGCTTAAACTCCATCACGACCCTCAGCCAGGCGGTAACCGACACCGTGCACGGTATGCAGCAACGGTTTGCCGAACGGCTTGTCGATCACCTGGCGCAACTGGTGAACGTGGCTGCGCAGGCTGTCGCTGTCCGGGCAGTCGTCGCCCCACAGCGCTTCCTCGAGGATTTCACGGCGCAACACGTGCGGGCTTTTCTGCATCAGCACCGCAAGCAACTTGAGCCCCACGGGGTTGAGCTTGAGCAGGCGCCCTTCGCGGGTGACCTCCAGGGTATCGAGGTCGTAATTCAGGTCGCCGACCTGCAAGGCGCGGCGCCCGCCGCCCTGGGTACGGCGCATGACCGCCTCGATGCGTGCGGCCAGTTCGGACAGGGCAAACGGCTTGACCAGATAATCGTCGGCCCCGGACTTGAATCCCTGCAGGCGATCATCCAGTTGATCGCGCGCGGTGAGCATGATCACCGGCGTATCGCGGCGCGCATCTTCGCGCAGGCGCTTGCACAGGGTGTAGCCGTCGATGCCCGGCAGCATGATGTCGAGCACGATCAGGTCGTAATGTTCGGTGGCGGCCAGGTGCAGGCCCGACAGGCCATCCTGGGCACAATCCACGGTGTAGCCCTTGAGCCCCAGGTAATCTGCCAGGTTGGCCAGAATATCGCGGTTGTCTTCAACCAACAGGATTCGCATGGGCACTTTCTCCGTACAGGGTTGCGACCGTCTTGGCTCGGCAGCTTAAGGCCAAGCGTGGCTGACGGCTAGGGCCGTTCAATACGCTGCGGCGAATGCCGGCATGGGATACTGCCGCCTTGACAAGTTTTTCACTCATGCTTCACACGCTGCCAACAGCGGCGTGCCCAGACTCCGCGGGACTCCGCGACCGCAACGCGCCCTTCGAAGGATTTTCCATGGCCTCATCCCTTGCCCGCCCTGC
This portion of the Pseudomonas sp. MRSN 12121 genome encodes:
- the colR gene encoding two-component system response regulator ColR gives rise to the protein MRILLVEDNRDILANLADYLGLKGYTVDCAQDGLSGLHLAATEHYDLIVLDIMLPGIDGYTLCKRLREDARRDTPVIMLTARDQLDDRLQGFKSGADDYLVKPFALSELAARIEAVMRRTQGGGRRALQVGDLNYDLDTLEVTREGRLLKLNPVGLKLLAVLMQKSPHVLRREILEEALWGDDCPDSDSLRSHVHQLRQVIDKPFGKPLLHTVHGVGYRLAEGRDGV